A stretch of DNA from Bradyrhizobium algeriense:
TCCGCCGACAAGTCTGTATGGGCCGAAACCGGCCAAGTGTTTGAAGCAAGCTTACGGGACTGGGATGACGACCTTGTGCGACGGCATGCTCTGATATGCGGTGAAATTTCTGACGTTTATTCGGAAAAAGATCCTCAATTTAGAGGGCGCCAAAGCTACCGCCGCTGCGCACAGTTGCAGGCGCCGCTGGACGGTCGCGCGGTCCCTGCGCATTTTGTGCATGGATGTTTCAATGCCTTGGCCGACTCCATGCAGATTGGATGGCATCCAGATTACAAATCTCTATTGGTTGAGGATAGCTAATGGCTGATTCTTTAGTGAGTTCATCGTCTCTAAGCGAGATCGAGATCGTTCAAAATCCCGCATTGGGCGCATTCGCTATTTGGCGCTTCGGATTAGGATTTCAGAGTGAGGACAGCCGCCCTGCATCATTTCTGCTCACGTTCCTTGTTCTGCCCCTTGTGTTGCACCGGCCGACTTTGGCAATCATTAATTCAACTCAAAGAGCATCAGGGTTAGCTCTGTTCGCCGCCAAATTGGGGCAAGAACGCGAAAATCTCCTTGCAGTGCACGAGCGGGCGCTCGCACTTAGGCGGCTTACGTTACAATCAATCGCGATGGGTACAGCGCAGCGCCTCTTAACACTAGACTATGCTGCAACAACCATCCGCGCCAATTCACCTGAATCCAGCGTTCGAAAGCCCGTACTGCCAGAACGGATAAAAGGTTTTTCAGGCGCTCCCGAAAAGGTCGGCTACTGGTTTTCAAAACTAGGCCTGCATCAAATTACATCTACGCTAGCTGTGGAGTTCTAATGTACTTTCAGCTTCGCAAGCTCATCTTATGGCCTCGCATCGATGCACCACCTCGTGTGGTTACATTCCAGCCCGGCCACGTAAACGTCATTAGCGGAGCCTCCAAGACCGGAAAATCGGCGGTAATTCCTATCATTGACTACTGCTTGGGAGCAGACAAGTGCGCCATCCCCGTCGGCGTTATCCGTGAAAATTGCGGTTGGTTCGGAATAATCGTCGAGACAGTCGAAGGGCAAAAGCTTCTGGCAAGGCGCGAACCTGGTGACCAGCAGAAGACTGGCGATATGGTCCTCATTGAGGCCCCACAAATTGAAGTCCCCACACGCATCGAAGAGAAAAACACCAACCTTGATACCGTAAAAAATATGTTGAACAGGCTGGCGGGTTTGACCAACCTCGAATTTGAACCTGGTACGGAAAACGGATTCAAATCACGCCCGAGCTTTCGTGATCTGATGGCCTTTACCTTTCAGCCCCAGAACATCGTTGCTAATCCCGACGTAATGTTTTTCAAGGCAGACACCACGGAACATCGCGAGAAACTAAAGACGATTTTTCCCTACATACTAGGAGCAATAACGGGCGCTGTATTGCAAGCGAGGTTTGAGCTAGATCGACTGAATCGCATTCTGCGACGCAAAGAGACGGAATTAAGGGCGATAGTGTCGGCAACTTCGGCTTGGCAGCTTGAGGCGCAGGGCTGGCTTAGACAGGCAATCGAACTAGGTTTACGGCCCGCCGACCAAGTCATACCGGCGGACTGGCCCAGCGTCGTAGATATCCTTCGGCGCATTGTCGCCAGCAACAGCCGAAATGCCCGACCAACGCTTGCTGGAATAGATGTGACCCTCAGTCGGTTAGAGAGACTTCGAAGCGAAGAGAGCGAGGTCGCGGCCAAGCTAAGTGAGCACCGGCAACGGCTTAATGAGCTGCGACGATTGTTAGAGAGCAGCGAAGCCTATGGAGGAGCCATGCATATTCAGCGAGATCGGCTCTCCCTCGCGAACTGGCTTCGAGATATGGTCGACACTGAACCCGAGGACCCAATTGTCAAGTTGGGACAGGGTGGACGCGATCAACTGATGGTTCTCTGTGACAATCTTGATGCCTTGGAGGTAAGGCTCAAATCGCATCCCAGCCTATCCGACACTCTCGACAAGGAAATGTTGCGTCAGCGCTCCTCAGCCGAGGACGTGCTTAGCAGGTTGAACGAAATTCGGGCCGAGATTACGGGTCTTGAGCGCGACTCCGATGCTGCAAAGGAAGCTGCAGATCATTTTGACCGAATCGAGCGTTTTCTTGGACGCCTGGAGCAGGCGTTGCAGCTATACGATCGAGCTGATCAATCATCCGACTTACGCGACGAGATCGCGAAGCTGCGTACGCAGATCGAGCAATTACAAAGAATAATTTCCGAAGCCGAAATCCGCCGCAAACTAAACAACGCGCTTAGCAGGATCGAAAACTCCACAAGTCAGCTTGTTCCGCGGCTCGATGCTGAATGGCCAGACGCGCCAGTGCGCCTCATTGTGGAAGATTTAACGGTCAAGATCATACGCGGCAGCAGGGACGATTATCTCTGGGAGATAGGCAGTGGCGCGAACTGGCTTGCGTATCATGTGGCATTGACGCTCGCGTTACAGAAGTTTTTTCTGGCTGAACCAAATCATTTCGTGCCGGGACTGCTCATCTATGATCAGCCGAGCCAAGTCTATTTTCCGAAGCGAACGGCCAGTGAGGAGGATCTGGATGGTGTTTTACTGAGGGACCAAGACATTGTTGCTGTCCGAAAAGTCTTCGCTTTGCTCGGCGATGAGGTCAAAGCCGCAGGCGGACGCCTTCAGATTATTGTCCTAGATCATGCTGATCAGGACGTTTGGGGTGGACTCGCCGGTGTGGACCTTACCGAGGAATGGCGCGGCAACGCACTGGTCCCCACCGAGTGGCTTAGTCAGTGATGACTATAGCCGGATAGTCATCTTTTCTGGTTTTCCGTCGCATTTCCAACAACGAACGAGCCCTCGTCCGCTGCGCTGCGGACATTGATACTGAACAATTCCCAAATCCACGCTATACTCGCCAAGGTAGCATCCCAATTTCCCCGGCGAGTCCCCCATGCGAAACATCATCATCTGCTGCGACGGCACCGGCAACGAAATCTCCGAGAACATCTCCAACGTCCTGAAGCTCTATCGCTGCCTGCGCAAGACGGAGAAGACGTCCCCGCGGCAGCTCGTGTTTTACGATCCGGGGGTCGGCACGCTGGAGCGGCCGGACCCGTGGCACCAGTTGAGGCAGGATTTCAACGCCATCCTGGGGCTCGCCACCGGCTATGGGCTCGATGACAACGTGCTCGCGGCCTATGCCTTCCTGGTCCACAATTATCAGACCGGCGACCAGATCTATCTGTTCGGCTTTTCCCGCGGCGCCTATACCGTGCGGGTGCTGGCGGGGCTGATTCACAAAATTGGCCTGATCACGCCGGAGCAGGTCAATCTCGCAGGCTCGGGGCTGATCGCCTACAAGCAGTTCTCCTCCGACGAGGCGCCGAAGCTGCGGGCCGAGCACAAGCTGCTCACCGAGACCGGCGACGCGCTGGGGCCGCTGCCGCAGACCGCGTTCGACAACGCCGCGCAATTCGCGCGCATCACTTCATCCCGCTGGCCCACCATCCGCTTCGTCGGCGTCTGGGATACGGTCGCGAGCGTGATCGTGCCGCGGGCCGATCGCTTCTATTGGCCGAGCCTGGAGGAGCTGGCGTTCACGATTTCGAACCCGAGCGTGCAGACGTTCCGGCAGGCGATCTCAATGGACGAGCGGCGCTGCATGTTCCGCCTCAAGAAGTGGGACGACCCGCAGACCTTCAAGCACAACCGCTTCAACGATGCGCATGCCGAGCCGCAGGATATCTTGCAGGTGTGGTTCGCCGGCGTGCATGATGACGTTGGCGGCGGCTATCCGGAAAAGCAAAGCGGGCTTTCCAAATATCCGCTGCTGTGGATGATCGACGAGGCGACGAAATGCGGGCTCGGGGTTAACCAGGCCACCGTCAACCAGCTCGCCTGGGGCATTCAGCGCAAGGGCTCACCGTTCTCCTATGTCGCGCCCGATGTGCGCGGCGAGCTGCACGAGTCGCTGCGAGGGGCGTGGTGGATCCTCGAATATTTGCCAAAGAGCGCGAAGTACAAGGAGTGGCCGGCGCGCAAAGTCCATTTCGGCTATTACATCCCGGACGCCGAACCGCGCTTCATTCCTGACGGCGCCACCATCCACGAATCCGCGCTGCTCCGCATGGACGCGATGCCGAGCTACCGGCCGGTGAACCTGCCGAAGCAGTACGAGAAGTTTCCGATGCCGGTGCCCCCGGCGCATGGGAGCGCGGAGGCGGAGGAGGAAGCGGCGGGTTGATGCTCTCTCCCCGTCATTGCGAGCGAAGCGAAGCAATCCATCGCGCCGCGTAAAGAAAGAATGGATTGCTTCGCTTCGCTCGCAATGACGTGGATAGAGCGCGGGTTCGTAGGATGGGTAGAGCGCAGCGAAACCCATCAATCCCTACGCGGAGGCGTGATGGGTATCGCGGAGTTTATCATCGGGCCGGCCAAAGGCCGGACCCGTTGGCTCCACCCATCCTACGGAAGCGCCGCCGCACCACTCGGCCATTGGCCGACCACTCCCGCAATCTTGCGGCCACATTCCAGCCCGCCCGCGACCCAAAGGGTTAACGGATCGTTCAACTCTGCCCCCTATTCTCGACGCTCCGCTGCCAGAACCGGCTTCAAACGCTCAGGACGAGCGATGTTGGAACGATCGATCGCCGATGAAGTCGAAGCGGCCATCCAGGCCGGCTCGACCGAAAAACATCTGGATACGCTGAGGCAGGTCACCGACCTGTTTCTAGAGTCCGCCGACGGCTATTCCGGCGAACAGATCGAGCTGTTCGGCGACGTACTCGAACGGCTGATCCGGACCGTCGAACTGCGCGCGCTGGCCGATGTCTCCGCGCGCATCGCGCTCGCCGAAATGAGCACGCAGCTCGCCTCCATCAAGCAGGCGCCGCCGGCCGTGGTCCGCCGCCTGGCGAACAATGACGAGATTACAATCGCCCGTCCCGTGCTGACCGAATCGGCGCGGCTGACGGCCGACGATCTGCTCGAGCTCGCGCAAACCAAGGGCGAGCAGCATCTGCTCGCAATCTCCGGGCGCTGGTGGCTGACCGAAATCGTCACCGACGCGCTGCTGAAGCGGCATTACCCTTCCGTCAGCCTGCGGCTGGTCACCAATCCCGGCGCGCGGATGTCGGCGGCGGGCTATGCCATCGTGCTGAAGCAGGCGGAAAGCGATCCTCATCTGGCGGTCGAGACCGGCATTCGCGTCGACCTGCCGCCCGAGCAGCGCCAGCAATTGCTGCGCAGCGCCACCGAGGTTGTGCGCACGCGGCTGCTGTCACGCGCGCCGCCGCATCTGTTCGAGGAAATCCGGAGCGCGATTGCGCTTGCCGCTGCCGGCGCCAACCGCGAAATGTCGCGCACGCGCGATTTCGCCGCCGCCCGCCGCTTCGTCGCCGCACTTGCCAAGCACGGCAAGCTCAGCGAGCCGGCGCTATTGGCGTTTGCGAAAGAGCGGAAATACGCCGAGACGGTTGCAGCGCTTGCCGAATTATCAGGCTCGACTATCGACGTGATCCGCCCTGTGATGCAGAGCCTGCGCGACGACGGCGTGCTGATCCCCTGCCGCGTCGCCGGATTGAATTGGGAAACAGTCGCCGCCGTGCTCGACAGCCGCTTCGCTTCGGGGAGCATGGGCCGCCATGAACTCGCGAAGGCAAAAGAGCAATATGGCAAGCTGACGGTCGAAAGCGCCCGGCGCTTGCTGAAATTCTGGCAGGTCCGCGCCGCCGACGCGCCGCCGAAGCCGAATTGAGCGGATGTGCGACGCCGCATCCGCATGCTCCGTCATTGCGAGCGCAGCGCTTACTTCCCTTCTCCCCTTGTGGGAGAAGGTGCCGGAGCGAAGCGGAGGCGGATGAGGGGTCTATCTCCGCGGAGAGAACCCCTCATCCGGCTCGCCGCCGCTGCGCGCCAGCGATCCACCTTCTCCCACAAGGGGAGAAGGAAGCGTCGTCACGCCGCGCGGGTCAGGTCCGCGTCGAGATGCTTCAGCCGCGGCATCACTTCCTGCTTCAGCAGGCGCAGCGAATTATGCCACGCCTCCGGCTTGTGCTTGTAGTCGAAGCCGAACACCAGCAGCGTGCCGAAGCCGCCGACCTCATGATAGATTTTTTCGATCTTCTCGGTGACGGTCGCGGGCGAGCCGACGATCCAGTTGTTGCGGGCGCAATATTCGACCGTGACGTCGGAGTCGGCGACGTCGGGCGCGGCCTTGAGGTAGTCCTTGAAGCCGAAATGACCGAGCAGAGGCAAAAAGTATTCGCCCATCATCCTGCCCATCATGTCGCCGACCGACAGCCGCCACGCCTCCTCGTCGGTGTCGGCGATGAAGACCTCGCGCACCAGCCGCCAGTCGCTGCGCTTTGGCTTGCGTCCGGTTTTGGCGGCACCGATCTCGACCGATTCCCAGTGACTGCCGACATAGGCCGGGTTGAGGTTGAGGCTCATCGGAATGTAGCCGCGCTCGCCGGCGAGCTTGAGCGTGTCCGAGCCCTTGGACAGGCCGGCGACGCCGATCGGCGGATGCGGCGCCTGCAGCGGCTTGATGTGGGGCTTGAGGAAGTCGAACATGGTGTCGGGCTTGTTCACCGTCCAGAATTTTCCGGTGTGGGTCCAGGGTGCGTCCTCGGTCCACATCTTCAAAATGATCTCCAGCGCCTCCCGCGTCATGTCGCGGTTCTGGCCGGACATGCCGTCGACGTTGAACATCGCCCAGTCGCTCGGCAGGCCGCTTGCCGCGACGCCGAAATTCAGCCGCCCCTCGGAGAGGTGATCGAGCATGGCGACGCGGTTGGCGAGTTCGGCCGGGTGGTGGTAGGGCAAGAGAAAGCCGCCGGGGCCGAGGCGGATATTTTTGGTCTGCAAAAACGCCTGCGCGAGAATGAGATCGGGCGAGGGATGCGGCTCCCACGGTGCGGTGTGATGCTCGCCGATCCAGGCTTCCTGATAGCCGAGCTCATCGAGCCATCGCAGCGTCTGCAGGTCCCAGTCGTGCCCCTCCTTCAACCCGCACTCCGGCGGATGGGACGGCATCGTGAAATATCCGATCTCCATGGGGTGTCCTCTCGCTGTTCATTTTTTCAAAACGCGTCTGTCGCGCGCAAGCGAGAGCATAGCACGCGACGCGTGTGGCTGAGATATGACGAAACGGATGGGCAGAGGTTCGCGCGGCGGAGTGACGCGCTACCTCGTCCCGAACGTCGTAGCGCCGAACAGCGCCTTTTGCGTCGAGGGTTGCGAGCGCCAGTATTGCGGCGGGGCGGAAACCTCGCCGCCGAGTTCGGCCGCGGCATGCCAGCCCCAGCGCGGGTCGTAGAGCATGGCGCGGGCGAGCGCGACCATGTCGGCTTTGCCGGAGGCTACGATCTCCTCGGCCTGCCTGGCTTCCGTGATCAGGCCGACGGCGATGGTGGGAAGGCCAGTCGCCTCGCGGATCGCCTGCGCGAACGGCACCTGGTAGCCGGGGCCGAGCGGAATTTTTTGCAGCGGCGAGACGCCGCCCGAGGACGCGTCGATCCAGTCGACGCCGCGGCCCTTCAATTCGCGCGCAAACTCGATGGTCTGCGCCAGATCCCAACCGCCCTCGACCCAGTCGGTGCAGGACACCCGCAATCCTACCGGCTTGGATTGCGGAAACGCCTCGCGCACCGCGTCGAACACTTCGAGCGGAAAGCGCATGCGGTTCTGCAAGGAGCCGCCATATTGGTCGGTGCGCTGGTTGGCGATCGGCGACAGGAACTGATGCAGGAGATAGCCGTGCGCGGAGTGCACCTCGATGGCGTCGATGCCGAGCCGCTCGGCGCGCTTCGCCGCCGCCACGAAGGCGTCGCGCACGCGCTTAAGTCCTGCCGCGTCGAACGCCAAAGGCGGCGTCTCGCTCGCCTTGTGCGGGATCGCCGAGGGCCCCTCTGCCCGCCAGCCGCCCTCAGTCACCGGGATCAGTTGCCCGCCCTCCCACGGCGTGTGGCTCGAGGCCTTGCGGCCGGCATGCGCGAGCTGGATCATCACCGCGGCCTTCGAGCGCTTGCGCACCGAGGCCAGGATCGGCTTCAGCGCGGCTTCGGTGGCGTCGTTGTAGAGGCCAAGGCAGCCGGGCGTGATGCGGCCGCTCGCCTCGACCGCCGTCGCCTCGATGCAGAAGATCGCAGCCCCCGACAGCGCCAGCGAATTGATGTGGGTGAAGTGCCAGTCATTGGCCTCGCCGTCGACGGACGAATACTGGCACATCGGCGCCACCATGATGCGGTTGGCAAGGTTAAGGCCGCGCAGCTTGATCGGGGTAAACAGAGCGCTCATGGGATGGGGTCCAGACGGGAGAGAAAGCGACCCTTAATATCTAGCGAGCAGCTCCCCTCTCCTCAACCCGCCGGGATTGCAACCCTCCCCCTACGGCTTGATGCCCGCCGCCTTGATCAGCTCGAGATTGGCCGCCGTCTCGCGCTTCACAAGCTCGTCCATGTCGGCCGGCTTCATCGGCATCGGCTCGATGCCAAGTTTCGAAAGATTCGCCTGCATGGCCGGATCGGTCAGCACCTTCGCGCCGGCCGCATGCAGCCGCTCGACGATATCGGGCGGCGTCTTCGCTGGGGCGAACACGCCGAACCAGATCGCGCTGTCGGCGTCCTTCAATCCGATCTCGACCGGCGTCGGCACGTCGGGCAGGTCGGCGACGCGTTTCGCCGTCGAGACCACCAGCGCGCGCACCTGGCCGTCGCGGATCAAAGGCAGCGCGGTCGAGAGCGGGCAGAAATACAGGTCGATCCGCCCGCCGATGATGTCGGCGATCACTTCGGGACCGGCGCGATAGGGCACGTGCGTCGCCTCGATACCGGCGGCAATGCGGAATTTTTCAGTGCTGATATGCACGGCGCTGCCGATGCCTACCGAACCGAACGAGATCGAGCCGGGTTTGGCCCTGGCGTCTGCGATAAAGTCCTGAATGGTTTTCCAGGGTCGCACGTTCGGCACGATCATCACGTTGGCGCTGGATCCGATCATCAGTACCGAGGCGAGATCCCGGGTGGCGTCGAAAGTCGCGCTCGGGAAAATAGCCGGCGCAATCGCCAGCGCCGACGATTGGGCGAGAATGCTGTAGCCATCGGGCTCGGCTTTCGCGACCAGCGCCGAACCGAGCGCACCGCCGGCGCCGGCGCGGTTTTCGATCACGATGGGCTGGCCGAGTTCGGCCGCGAGACGTTCGAACACCAGCCGCGGCACCACATCGGCCGCGCTGCCGGCGCCGAACGGAATGGTCGCCTTGATCAGCCGCGACGGCCAGCCTTCGGCATGTGCGGTGGTGGCGGTAAAAAAGCTGGTCAGCACGCAAATAACGCGAAGGGACTTGTACATCAAAAACTCCGGTTTATCGCCCGGAGCGATGCAAGAACCATTCCGCTTTCGCCTACTCACTCCACGAGCGTGAATTGCAGCAGCAGATTGCGCTGGATCATCGAAAAATTGTCGTCGGAGACCAGCGTCAGCACTGTATCGCCCTCCGGCGTGACGTGGACGTCGATACCTTCCATGTTGTCGATCTCGTGGCCGAGATCGGCCTCGAAGATCGAAGGCCCGTCGATGACAGCGCCGGGGACCAGGGAGGCAAGCGCAACGCGGCGGATGCGGATGCCCACCCCGCCGAGCCAGGAGAATTTTCGCTCCAGCAGCAACAGGCTGCCGGACGGCAGCAGCACCGCATCGCTGACATCGAAATTGTCGGTGCGGCGAATACTGAACAGCCCCAGCGTCTTGCCGATCAGGAAGGCTGTGATGTTGCCCTGCGCATCGAGCCCGCGTTCGGAGATCGCGATCAGCGTTCCCGCCAGCGGCAGGCCCTTCGGCACCACGACAAGCGCCTCGATTCCCTTGTTGTAGGGCAGCTTGCGCACGCCGAGCGGCAACTGAATCAATTCGCCATGCGCGCGCGTAAATCCCTTGGCGAAGTCGAAGCGCAGTATCTGATTGACGCGTTCGAGGCCGACATAAACCAGCGAGCCGTCGAGCGCGAACGCCTCGGTATCGAACCAGCCGCGCGAGGTGATCGGCTTGCCGTCGGGACCGAGCATCGGCGAGGCCTCGACGTCGTCCAGCCCGGTCATCTCGCGGCCCTTGTAGACAATGCGCCCCGTGAACCAGCCTCCCTTGTCGCTGATCGCGATGAAGCGCTCGCCCTTTGCATCGAGCCGCAGACCCGACAATCCGCCGAAGCCGCGAAACCGCGAAGTCAGGATGAGCCCGCTGCGATATTCGAGTTCGCCAAACCGCAGACGCGACCGGTCGCGGGTATCGAACGAGGGCAACGGCCGGGCATTGACCTCGATCGAGACCGGCGCGGTGACCGAGAATTCGTCGGGACCGGTCTGCTTCGGGGGCCGCTGAACGGCCGTTTGCGCAGCCGCGATGGCGGGCATGGCCGTCATCGAAAGCCCCGCCGCTGCATATTTCAAAAGGCGGCGGCGGCCTATGAGCGGGCGCATGCTCTCACGAATGCAACCGGCGCGGCCGGTGGTGGCCCGTGGCGGGCGCGGCGCCTTGGGTCTCGCTGAACAGTTCGGCGAGCTTTTCGGTGATGGCGCCGCCGAGCTCCTCGGCATCGACGATGGTGACGGCACGGCGATAGTAGCGCGTGACGTCGTGACCGATGCCGATCGCGATCAGTTCGACCGGCGAGCGGGTCTCGATCTCCTCGATGATGTGGCGCAGGTGCCGCTCGAGGTAATTGCCGGGATTGACCGACAGCGTGGAATCGTCGACCGGCGCACCGTCCGAAATCATCATCAGGATCTTGCGTTGTTCGGCCCGGCCGAGCAGCCGCTTGTGGGCCCAGTCCAGCGCCTCGCCGTCGATGTTCTCCTTCAGGAGCCCCTCGCGCATCATCAAGCCGAGATTCTTGCGCGAACGCCGCCAGGGCGCGTCCGCAGACTTATAAATGATGTGCCTGAGATCGTTGAGCCGGCCGGGATTGGCCGGCTTGCCGGCCGCGAGCCACGCCTCGCGCGACTGCCCACCCTTCCAGGCGCGCGTGGTGAAGCCCAGAATCTCAACCTTGACGCCGCAACGCTCAAGCGTGCGCGCCAGAATATCGGCACAGGTCGCCGCCACCGTGATCGGGCGGCCGCGCATCGAGCCGGAATTGTCCAGCAGCAGCGTTACGACCGTATCGCGGAAGGTCGCTTCCTTCTCATGCATGAAGGACAGCGGATGATAGGGATCAGTGACCACGCGCGACAGCCGCGCCGGATCGAGAATGCCTTCCTCGAGATCGAATTCCCAGGCGCGGTTCTGCTGCGCCATCA
This window harbors:
- a CDS encoding three component ABC system middle component; this encodes MADSLVSSSSLSEIEIVQNPALGAFAIWRFGLGFQSEDSRPASFLLTFLVLPLVLHRPTLAIINSTQRASGLALFAAKLGQERENLLAVHERALALRRLTLQSIAMGTAQRLLTLDYAATTIRANSPESSVRKPVLPERIKGFSGAPEKVGYWFSKLGLHQITSTLAVEF
- a CDS encoding DUF3732 domain-containing protein codes for the protein MYFQLRKLILWPRIDAPPRVVTFQPGHVNVISGASKTGKSAVIPIIDYCLGADKCAIPVGVIRENCGWFGIIVETVEGQKLLARREPGDQQKTGDMVLIEAPQIEVPTRIEEKNTNLDTVKNMLNRLAGLTNLEFEPGTENGFKSRPSFRDLMAFTFQPQNIVANPDVMFFKADTTEHREKLKTIFPYILGAITGAVLQARFELDRLNRILRRKETELRAIVSATSAWQLEAQGWLRQAIELGLRPADQVIPADWPSVVDILRRIVASNSRNARPTLAGIDVTLSRLERLRSEESEVAAKLSEHRQRLNELRRLLESSEAYGGAMHIQRDRLSLANWLRDMVDTEPEDPIVKLGQGGRDQLMVLCDNLDALEVRLKSHPSLSDTLDKEMLRQRSSAEDVLSRLNEIRAEITGLERDSDAAKEAADHFDRIERFLGRLEQALQLYDRADQSSDLRDEIAKLRTQIEQLQRIISEAEIRRKLNNALSRIENSTSQLVPRLDAEWPDAPVRLIVEDLTVKIIRGSRDDYLWEIGSGANWLAYHVALTLALQKFFLAEPNHFVPGLLIYDQPSQVYFPKRTASEEDLDGVLLRDQDIVAVRKVFALLGDEVKAAGGRLQIIVLDHADQDVWGGLAGVDLTEEWRGNALVPTEWLSQ
- a CDS encoding DUF2235 domain-containing protein, with translation MRNIIICCDGTGNEISENISNVLKLYRCLRKTEKTSPRQLVFYDPGVGTLERPDPWHQLRQDFNAILGLATGYGLDDNVLAAYAFLVHNYQTGDQIYLFGFSRGAYTVRVLAGLIHKIGLITPEQVNLAGSGLIAYKQFSSDEAPKLRAEHKLLTETGDALGPLPQTAFDNAAQFARITSSRWPTIRFVGVWDTVASVIVPRADRFYWPSLEELAFTISNPSVQTFRQAISMDERRCMFRLKKWDDPQTFKHNRFNDAHAEPQDILQVWFAGVHDDVGGGYPEKQSGLSKYPLLWMIDEATKCGLGVNQATVNQLAWGIQRKGSPFSYVAPDVRGELHESLRGAWWILEYLPKSAKYKEWPARKVHFGYYIPDAEPRFIPDGATIHESALLRMDAMPSYRPVNLPKQYEKFPMPVPPAHGSAEAEEEAAG
- a CDS encoding DUF2336 domain-containing protein, coding for MLERSIADEVEAAIQAGSTEKHLDTLRQVTDLFLESADGYSGEQIELFGDVLERLIRTVELRALADVSARIALAEMSTQLASIKQAPPAVVRRLANNDEITIARPVLTESARLTADDLLELAQTKGEQHLLAISGRWWLTEIVTDALLKRHYPSVSLRLVTNPGARMSAAGYAIVLKQAESDPHLAVETGIRVDLPPEQRQQLLRSATEVVRTRLLSRAPPHLFEEIRSAIALAAAGANREMSRTRDFAAARRFVAALAKHGKLSEPALLAFAKERKYAETVAALAELSGSTIDVIRPVMQSLRDDGVLIPCRVAGLNWETVAAVLDSRFASGSMGRHELAKAKEQYGKLTVESARRLLKFWQVRAADAPPKPN
- a CDS encoding LLM class flavin-dependent oxidoreductase, which encodes MEIGYFTMPSHPPECGLKEGHDWDLQTLRWLDELGYQEAWIGEHHTAPWEPHPSPDLILAQAFLQTKNIRLGPGGFLLPYHHPAELANRVAMLDHLSEGRLNFGVAASGLPSDWAMFNVDGMSGQNRDMTREALEIILKMWTEDAPWTHTGKFWTVNKPDTMFDFLKPHIKPLQAPHPPIGVAGLSKGSDTLKLAGERGYIPMSLNLNPAYVGSHWESVEIGAAKTGRKPKRSDWRLVREVFIADTDEEAWRLSVGDMMGRMMGEYFLPLLGHFGFKDYLKAAPDVADSDVTVEYCARNNWIVGSPATVTEKIEKIYHEVGGFGTLLVFGFDYKHKPEAWHNSLRLLKQEVMPRLKHLDADLTRAA
- a CDS encoding NADH:flavin oxidoreductase/NADH oxidase yields the protein MSALFTPIKLRGLNLANRIMVAPMCQYSSVDGEANDWHFTHINSLALSGAAIFCIEATAVEASGRITPGCLGLYNDATEAALKPILASVRKRSKAAVMIQLAHAGRKASSHTPWEGGQLIPVTEGGWRAEGPSAIPHKASETPPLAFDAAGLKRVRDAFVAAAKRAERLGIDAIEVHSAHGYLLHQFLSPIANQRTDQYGGSLQNRMRFPLEVFDAVREAFPQSKPVGLRVSCTDWVEGGWDLAQTIEFARELKGRGVDWIDASSGGVSPLQKIPLGPGYQVPFAQAIREATGLPTIAVGLITEARQAEEIVASGKADMVALARAMLYDPRWGWHAAAELGGEVSAPPQYWRSQPSTQKALFGATTFGTR
- a CDS encoding Bug family tripartite tricarboxylate transporter substrate binding protein yields the protein MYKSLRVICVLTSFFTATTAHAEGWPSRLIKATIPFGAGSAADVVPRLVFERLAAELGQPIVIENRAGAGGALGSALVAKAEPDGYSILAQSSALAIAPAIFPSATFDATRDLASVLMIGSSANVMIVPNVRPWKTIQDFIADARAKPGSISFGSVGIGSAVHISTEKFRIAAGIEATHVPYRAGPEVIADIIGGRIDLYFCPLSTALPLIRDGQVRALVVSTAKRVADLPDVPTPVEIGLKDADSAIWFGVFAPAKTPPDIVERLHAAGAKVLTDPAMQANLSKLGIEPMPMKPADMDELVKRETAANLELIKAAGIKP
- a CDS encoding esterase-like activity of phytase family protein, whose amino-acid sequence is MTAMPAIAAAQTAVQRPPKQTGPDEFSVTAPVSIEVNARPLPSFDTRDRSRLRFGELEYRSGLILTSRFRGFGGLSGLRLDAKGERFIAISDKGGWFTGRIVYKGREMTGLDDVEASPMLGPDGKPITSRGWFDTEAFALDGSLVYVGLERVNQILRFDFAKGFTRAHGELIQLPLGVRKLPYNKGIEALVVVPKGLPLAGTLIAISERGLDAQGNITAFLIGKTLGLFSIRRTDNFDVSDAVLLPSGSLLLLERKFSWLGGVGIRIRRVALASLVPGAVIDGPSIFEADLGHEIDNMEGIDVHVTPEGDTVLTLVSDDNFSMIQRNLLLQFTLVE